One genomic region from Quercus robur chromosome 4, dhQueRobu3.1, whole genome shotgun sequence encodes:
- the LOC126723942 gene encoding ADP,ATP carrier protein 1, mitochondrial-like: MVDQVQHPTVFQKAAGQLHLRSGISMDVQSFDGAYHQAALYQRRATFGNYSNAAFQYPIMPARGATTDLSAVASTASPIFIAAPKEKGNFLIDFLMGGVSAAVSKTAAAPIERVKLLIQNQDEMIKSGRLSEPYKGIGDCFGRTIKEEGFASLWRGNTANVIRYFPTQALNFAFKDYFKRLFNFKKDKDGYWKWFAGNLASGGAAGASSLLFVYSLDYARTRLANDAKAAKKGGERQFNGLVDVYKKTLATDGIAGLYRGFNISCVGIIVYRGLYFGMYDSLKPVLLTGDLADSFFASFALGWLITNGAGLASYPIDTVRRRMMMTSGEAVKYKSSLDAFSQILKNEGPKSLFKGAGANILRAVAGAGVLAGYDKLQLIVFGKKYGSGGA; this comes from the exons ATGGTTGATCAGGTTCAACACCCCACAGTCTTTCAGAAGGCAGCTGGCCAGCTCCATCTCCGCTCTGGTATTTCCATGGATGTTCAGAGTTTTGATGGTGCTTACCATCAGGCAGCTCTGTACCAAAGGCGTGCCACATTTGGAAACTACTCAAATGCTGCCTTCCAGTATCCCATAATGCCAGCTCGTGGAGCTACTACTGATCTATCTGCTGTTGCATCGACTGCCTCCCCAATTTTCATTGCAGCCCCTAAAGAGAAAGGAAACTTTCTCATTGATTTCCTTATGGGTGGTGTATCTGCTGCTGTATCCAAAACAGCTGCTGCTCCAATTGAGCGTGTTAAACTTTTGATTCAGAACCAGGATGAGATGATTAAATCCGGGAGGTTGTCTGAACCCTACAAGGGTATTGGTGATTGTTTTGGCCGAACAATTAAGGAAGAGGGATTTGCTTCATTGTGGAGAGGGAACACTGCTAATGTCATCCGTTACTTCCCTACTCAG GCCTTGAACTTTGCATTCAAGGATTACTTCAAGAGGCTTTTCAACTTCAAGAAGGACAAGGATGGTTACTGGAAATGGTTTGCTGGTAACTTGGCCTCTGGTGGTGCAGCTGGTGCTTCATCCCTTCTCTTTGTTTACTCACTGGACTATGCCCGTACCCGTCTGGCTAATGACGCTAAGGCTGCAAAGAAGGGAGGAGAGAGGCAATTCAATGGTCTGGTTGATGTCTACAAAAAGACACTGGCAACTGATGGTATTGCTGGTCTCTACCGTGGATTCAACATTTCATGTGTTGGTATCATCGTGTACCGTGGTCTCTACTTCGGAATGTATGATTCTTTGAAGCCAGTTCTCCTGACTGGAGATTTGGCG GATAGTTTCTTTGCTAGCTTTGCCCTTGGTTGGCTCATCACCAACGGTGCTGGTCTTGCATCCTACCCAATTGACACTGTTCGTAGAAGAATGATGATGACCTccggtgaagctgtcaagtacAAGAGCTCATTGGATGCATTCTCCCAGATTCTGAAGAATGAGGGTCCCAAGTCTCTCTTCAAGGGTGCTGGTGCAAACATCCTCCGTGCTGTTGCTGGTGCTGGTGTCCTTGCCGGTTATGACAAGTTACAGTTAATCGTGTTCGGAAAGAAATACGGATCTGGTGGTGCTTAA
- the LOC126722728 gene encoding uncharacterized protein LOC126722728, translating to MESRRDTELRRDLTFITGIMNGDIEIDSQFLGTFQNTPTSVSDSPPPPPPQVENTSSTKGKRGSNFTVEEDKLLVAAWLNTSVDAISSNEQTQNTFRQKVWEYFMQYNTSGTTRTVISLLSRWGTISEKTNKFARCMAQINALHQSGITEEDKIINAKALYLEKYKKPFLLDHCWLMLKDQPKFADPNNARSRSSVPPTSEAISISEGDCGSGLGDTSNLERPIGRKAEKAIRKNKAAGKDVGEYLNKKLKLIEDVTRLEEEKMSFEGEKLAIERESREEKLKIEKERMMIEKKKCEREERLEEERIMMIDTSGLTGTQKAFYEQLQEEIMVASMNHFVIRKFLLDDSDEDEIIEELVMEASQPKCRRRSIQRNHLVGHERLFLDYFAPTPIYPPALFRRRFRMNRSLFLRIQSQVEAHDSYFVQKRNSANKLGLSSLQKITAALRMFAYGVSGDLVDEYVRIGETTALESLKKFVIAVIDVFSEEYLRKPNNEDIARLLAHGERRGFLGMLGSIDCMHWKWKNCPSAWKGQYCGHIREPPIILEAVASYDLWIWHAFFELPGSNNDINVLERSHVFNEFAEGRAPTIHYSINGHDYTMRYYLADGIYPKWATFVKTIPAPQGHRYKLFAAAQEAYRKEVECAFGVLQARFAIVRGPARFFHLETLKKIMKACIILHNMIVEDEREDERNDNEVVDLDYEQNDGVDNPPLQMLCEQSDEFLSYIERHGRIRDREIHFQLQSDLIEHLWQLQGES from the exons atggagTCACGTAGGGACACAGAGTTACGTAGAGACCTAACATTTATCACGGGTATCATGAACGGGGATATAGAAATTGACTCTCAATTTTTGGGAACGTTTCAAAATACTCCTACATCAGTTTCTGAttctccacctccaccaccaccacaagttGAAAATACCTCTTCTACAAAAGGAAAACGGGGCTCTAACTTTACTGTAGAGGAAGATAAACTTTTAGTGGCAGCATGGCTCAATACTAGTGTTGATGCCATAAGCAGTAatgaacaaacacaaaatacctTTCGTCAAAAAGTTTGGGAATATTTTATGCAGTACAATACATCCGGTACCACACGCACTGTTATCTCCTTACTAAGTCGTTGGGGTACGATTAGTGAAAAGACAAATAAGTTTGCTAGGTGTATGGCTCAAATTAACGCACTTCATCAAAGTGGTATAACCGAAGAAGATaag attatcaATGCGAAAGCTTTGTATTTAGAGAAGTACAAGAAACCCTTTCTTCTTGATCATTGTTGGCTCATGTTAAAGGACCAACCAAAGTTTGCCGATCCTAACAATGCTAGATCGAGATCATCTGTGCCTCCAACTTCAGAGGCAATATCTATTAGTGAAGGGGATTGTGGGTCCGGACTTGGTGACACTTCTAATTTGGAGAGACCAATTGGTAGGAAGGCCGAAAAGGCCATCCGAAAGAACAAAGCCGCCGGAAAAGATGTAGGGGaatatttgaacaaaaaattgaaattgattgaGGATGTAACTCGGTTGGAAGAGGAAAAGATGTCTTTTGAGGGGGAAAAACTTGCAATTGAAAGGGAAAGTAGGGAAGAAAAACTTAAGattgagaaggaaagaatgatgattgagaagaaaaaatgtgAGCGAGAAGAAAggttagaggaagagagaatcATGATGATAGATACAAGTGGCTTAACCGGAACACAAAAAGCTTTTTATGAACAACTCCAAGAGGAAATCATG GTTGCATCCATGAATCACTTTGTGATTCGCAAGTTCCTTCTTGATGACTCAGATGAAGATGAGATAATCGAAGAACTTGTTATGGAAGCATCACAACCTAAGTGTCGTCGTCGTTCTATTCAACGTAATCATTTGGTAGGGCATGAGAGgctttttcttgattattttgcTCCCACACCAATATATCCACCCGCTTTATTTCGTAGGAGATTTCGGATGAAtcgttctctttttcttcgtaTTCAATCTCAAGTTGAAGCTCATGACTCTTATtttgtccaaaaaagaaatagtgcCAACAAACTTGGTTTATCTTCATTACAAAAGATAACTGCTGCACTTAGAATGTTTGCGTATGGAGTATCGGGTGATTTGGTAGATGAATATGTGCGGATTGGAGAAACTACTGCAttagaaagtttgaaaaaatttgttattgcGGTAATTGATGTTTTCTCTGAAGAATACTTGAGAAAGCCAAACAATGAAGACATTGCTAGACTGTTAGCTCACGGTGAACGTCGAGGTTTTCTAGGTATGTTAGGTTCAATTGATTGCATGCATTGGAAGTGGAAAAATTGTCCATCTGCATGGAAAGGTCAATATTGTGGTCATATTCGTGAGCCTCCTATTATTTTGGAGGCAGTAGCATCATATGATCTTTGGATATGGCATGCATTTTTTGAATTACCTGGGtcaaataatgatattaatgtgTTAGAGCGATCTCATGTATTTAATGAATTTGCTGAAGGACGTGCTCCTACAATACATTACTCAATTAATGGTCATGACTACACTATGAGATATTACCTTGCTGATGGTATATATCCAAAGTGGGCAACATTTGTGAAAACAATCCCAGCTCCACAAGGACATAGGTATAAATTATTTGCAGCAGCCCAAGAGGCGTATAGGAAGGAAGTTGAGTGTGCATTTGGAGTGCTTCAAGCACGTTTCGCAATTGTCCGTGGACCTGCACGattttttcatcttgaaacactCAAAAAGATCATGAAAGCGTGCATAATTCTCCATAATATGATTGTTGAAGATGAGCGAGAAGATGAGCGAAATGATAATGAAGTGGTAGATTTGGATTATGAACAAAATGATGGAGTGGATAATCCTCCTTTGCAAATGTTATGTGAACAAAGTGATGAATTTTTGTCATACATTGAGAGGCATGGACGCATTAGAGATCGAGAAATTCATTTTCAACTCCAGTCGGACCTTATTGAACATTTATGGCAATTGCAAGGCGAGTCGTAG